Proteins from one Staphylococcus saprophyticus subsp. saprophyticus ATCC 15305 = NCTC 7292 genomic window:
- the obgE gene encoding GTPase ObgE yields MFVDQVKISLKAGDGGNGITAYRREKYVPFGGPAGGDGGDGASIIFEVDEGLRTLLDFRYQTHFKAKRGDGGQSSNMHGKNAEHLVLKVPPGTIIKSADSEEVLADLVENGQRAVVAKGGRGGRGNSRFASPRNPAPDFSENGEPGEEIEVTLELKLLADVGLVGFPSVGKSTLLSIVSKAKPKIGAYHFTTIKPNLGVVSTKDQRSFVMADLPGLIEGASEGIGLGHQFLKHVERTKVIVHMIDMSGSEGRDPYEDYKVINEELSAYEHRLEERPQIVVANKMDMPNAEDNLALFKEEINDDSVHIIPLSTFKHDHIDELLYAIADKLEAVKDIDFSKDEEEDLGVNRVVYKHTPSQDKFTITRDDDAAYVVSGKAIERMFKMTDFNSDPAVRRFARQMRSMGIDDALRARGCRNGDIVRILGGEFEFVE; encoded by the coding sequence ATGTTTGTTGATCAAGTTAAAATATCGCTTAAAGCAGGCGATGGTGGTAATGGTATTACAGCTTATCGCAGAGAAAAATATGTACCATTTGGTGGGCCAGCCGGTGGTGACGGTGGAGATGGCGCGTCTATTATATTTGAAGTTGATGAAGGCTTACGAACTTTATTAGATTTTAGATACCAAACACATTTCAAAGCTAAAAGAGGTGACGGTGGTCAAAGCAGCAATATGCACGGTAAAAACGCTGAACACCTTGTCTTGAAGGTACCACCAGGCACTATTATTAAAAGTGCAGATTCTGAAGAAGTATTAGCAGATTTAGTTGAAAATGGCCAACGTGCCGTTGTAGCTAAGGGGGGACGTGGAGGACGCGGAAACTCTCGATTTGCGTCACCAAGAAACCCTGCGCCTGATTTTAGTGAAAACGGAGAACCTGGCGAGGAAATTGAAGTAACCTTAGAGTTGAAATTACTTGCGGATGTTGGACTTGTAGGTTTTCCGAGTGTCGGTAAATCAACATTGTTATCTATCGTTTCTAAAGCTAAACCTAAAATTGGAGCATACCACTTTACTACAATTAAACCAAATTTAGGTGTAGTATCTACTAAAGATCAAAGAAGCTTTGTTATGGCTGACTTACCAGGTCTGATTGAAGGTGCTTCCGAAGGTATTGGATTAGGGCATCAATTTTTAAAACATGTTGAACGTACTAAAGTAATCGTACATATGATAGATATGAGTGGTTCTGAAGGACGAGATCCCTATGAAGATTATAAAGTAATTAACGAAGAATTAAGCGCATATGAACATCGTTTAGAAGAAAGACCACAAATAGTGGTAGCAAATAAGATGGATATGCCGAATGCAGAAGATAATTTAGCTTTATTCAAAGAAGAAATAAACGACGATTCAGTACACATTATACCGCTTTCTACATTTAAGCATGACCACATAGATGAATTACTTTATGCGATTGCTGATAAATTAGAAGCAGTTAAAGACATTGACTTCAGTAAAGATGAGGAAGAAGATTTAGGTGTGAATAGAGTTGTTTATAAACATACGCCTAGTCAAGATAAATTCACTATTACTAGAGATGATGATGCTGCATACGTTGTTAGTGGTAAGGCAATTGAAAGAATGTTCAAGATGACTGATTTCAATAGTGATCCAGCAGTACGTCGTTTCGCACGTCAAATGCGCTCAATGGGTATTGATGATGCTTTAAGAGCACGTGGTTGTAGAAATGGTGATATCGTGAGAATTTTAGGTGGAGAATTTGAATTTGTTGAATAG
- a CDS encoding ACT domain-containing protein produces the protein MDKKDYKKFYLIREDVLPESVVKTLKIKEVLKNDPSLSIFEAVKQFDLSRSAFYKYRDTIFPIDEKIESTREFTLILYVNDIVGMLAEVLNTLSNLDLSILTIHQSIPMEGRATITLSLDATSTDLEIDDVMEALRIVDHVSKVELISMTI, from the coding sequence ATGGACAAAAAAGATTACAAAAAGTTTTACTTAATTCGTGAGGATGTATTACCTGAATCTGTTGTGAAAACTTTAAAGATAAAAGAAGTCTTAAAAAATGATCCATCACTGTCCATATTTGAAGCTGTTAAGCAATTTGATTTATCAAGAAGTGCATTCTATAAATACAGAGATACGATATTTCCAATTGATGAAAAAATCGAATCAACAAGAGAGTTTACGTTGATATTATACGTAAATGATATTGTAGGTATGTTAGCAGAAGTACTGAATACATTATCGAATTTAGATTTATCTATCTTGACAATTCATCAAAGTATACCGATGGAAGGTAGAGCAACCATCACACTTTCATTGGATGCTACAAGTACCGATTTAGAGATTGATGATGTAATGGAAGCATTAAGAATCGTTGATCATGTTTCTAAAGTGGAATTAATTAGTATGACTATATAA
- the ruvA gene encoding Holliday junction branch migration protein RuvA encodes MYAYIKGTLTELNPTHVVVEASGVGYEIQTPNSYRFQKYMDHEVVVHTSLIVREDAQLLYGFINQEEKDMFLSLIKVTGIGPKSALAILASSSPNDVKIAIENENDAYLTKFPGIGKKTARQIVLDLKGKVQINDVDSSQILNTDTQDHANAPIIKEALLALEALGYSKRELTKVEKSLSKETFDSVDDAVKRGLQLLIA; translated from the coding sequence ATGTACGCATATATTAAAGGCACATTAACTGAATTAAACCCTACACACGTAGTTGTTGAGGCTTCAGGTGTTGGTTATGAAATACAAACGCCAAATTCTTATCGTTTTCAGAAATACATGGACCATGAAGTGGTTGTACATACATCACTTATCGTGCGAGAAGATGCACAATTGCTTTATGGTTTTATAAATCAAGAAGAAAAAGATATGTTTTTAAGCCTAATTAAGGTAACTGGCATCGGACCTAAATCAGCATTGGCTATACTCGCAAGTAGTTCACCAAACGATGTCAAAATAGCAATTGAAAATGAAAATGATGCTTACTTAACAAAATTTCCTGGCATAGGCAAAAAAACAGCGAGACAAATTGTATTGGATCTTAAAGGCAAGGTCCAAATTAATGATGTAGACAGTAGCCAAATTTTAAATACGGATACTCAGGACCACGCTAATGCACCGATTATTAAAGAAGCTTTGCTTGCTCTAGAAGCTTTAGGGTACTCTAAGCGAGAATTAACAAAAGTTGAAAAATCATTGAGTAAAGAAACATTTGACTCAGTAGACGATGCGGTTAAACGAGGCTTACAATTACTTATAGCATAA
- the ruvB gene encoding Holliday junction branch migration DNA helicase RuvB has translation MDDRMVDQSMHDEESSFELSLRPTKLRQYIGQSTIKSNLEVFIKAAKMRQEPLDHVLLFGPPGLGKTTLSNIIANEMEVNIRIISGPSIERPGDLAAILSSLQPGDVLFIDEIHRLSSVVEEVLYPAMEDFFLDIVIGKGEEARSIRIDLPPFTLIGATTRAGSLTAPLRDRFGVHLRLEYYQELELKEIIVRTAEVLGTSIDDESAIELAKRSRGTPRVANRLLKRVRDFQQVNEDELISIATTRASLQLLQVDDEGLDYIDHKMMNCILEQYKGGPVGLDTIAVSIGEERVTIEDVYEPFLIQKGFIERTPRGRKATPYAFEHFSKKNGKKE, from the coding sequence ATGGATGATAGAATGGTTGATCAATCTATGCATGATGAAGAATCTTCATTTGAGTTATCTTTAAGACCAACGAAACTACGCCAATATATTGGACAATCTACGATTAAGTCAAATTTAGAAGTGTTTATTAAAGCTGCCAAAATGCGACAAGAACCGTTAGATCATGTTTTATTATTTGGTCCCCCTGGTTTAGGTAAAACAACATTATCAAATATTATAGCCAATGAAATGGAAGTAAATATCAGAATCATTTCAGGCCCTTCTATAGAACGGCCGGGTGATTTGGCTGCAATTCTTTCAAGTTTACAACCTGGAGATGTGCTATTTATAGATGAAATTCATAGATTGAGTAGCGTTGTTGAAGAAGTATTGTATCCGGCGATGGAGGATTTCTTTTTAGATATTGTCATTGGTAAAGGTGAGGAAGCACGGAGTATTAGAATTGACTTACCGCCTTTCACGCTAATTGGTGCCACAACAAGAGCTGGTAGCTTAACTGCACCATTACGAGATAGATTTGGTGTACATTTAAGACTTGAGTATTACCAAGAGCTTGAATTAAAAGAAATCATCGTACGTACGGCAGAAGTTTTAGGTACCTCCATTGACGACGAAAGTGCAATTGAGTTAGCTAAACGTAGTCGTGGTACACCAAGAGTAGCAAATAGGTTGTTGAAACGCGTGCGTGATTTCCAACAAGTCAACGAAGATGAATTAATAAGTATTGCCACAACAAGAGCTTCATTACAATTACTTCAAGTTGATGATGAAGGTTTAGATTATATTGATCATAAAATGATGAATTGTATTTTAGAACAATATAAAGGTGGCCCTGTTGGCTTAGATACGATTGCAGTTTCGATTGGTGAAGAACGTGTAACTATCGAAGATGTTTACGAGCCATTTTTAATTCAAAAAGGATTTATAGAACGTACACCAAGAGGTAGAAAAGCGACACCTTATGCATTTGAACATTTTAGCAAGAAGAATGGAAAGAAGGAATAA
- the queA gene encoding tRNA preQ1(34) S-adenosylmethionine ribosyltransferase-isomerase QueA: protein MDIEAFDYHLPEALIAQTPLKNRDESRLLILGRQSGYIEHKHFKDVTDYLNEGDTLVLNDTRVMPARLFGMKEETGAKVEMLMLTQIEGNDWEVLLKPAKRIKVGNKLTFGEGKIIAECIEELDQGGRIMRLHYDGILQERLDELGEMPLPPYIKERLDDQERYQTVYAKASGSAAAPTAGLHFTDELLERIKAQGVNIAFITLHVGLGTFRPVSVDNIDDHEMHSEYYQMDEATANLLNSTRDNGNRIISVGTTSTRTLETIMQSSDRFVAKSGWTDIFIFPGFNFKAIDGLITNFHLPKSTLVMLVSAFSSRDYIINAYNQAVASEYRFFSFGDAMLII, encoded by the coding sequence TTGGATATTGAAGCATTTGATTATCACTTGCCTGAAGCATTAATTGCACAAACACCTCTGAAGAACAGAGATGAAAGTAGATTGCTAATTCTTGGCAGACAATCTGGTTATATTGAACATAAACATTTTAAAGATGTCACAGATTACCTTAATGAAGGGGATACACTTGTATTAAATGATACAAGGGTTATGCCAGCACGTTTATTTGGAATGAAAGAAGAAACAGGTGCTAAGGTAGAAATGTTAATGCTTACTCAAATCGAAGGCAATGATTGGGAAGTATTATTAAAACCAGCTAAAAGAATTAAGGTTGGTAACAAATTGACCTTTGGTGAAGGGAAAATCATAGCCGAATGCATTGAAGAACTGGACCAAGGTGGTCGTATCATGCGATTGCACTATGATGGTATCCTTCAAGAGCGTTTGGATGAGCTAGGTGAAATGCCATTGCCACCATATATTAAAGAACGGTTAGATGATCAAGAACGTTATCAAACTGTATATGCTAAAGCATCAGGATCGGCAGCAGCACCCACTGCAGGATTGCATTTCACAGATGAATTGTTAGAACGTATTAAAGCTCAAGGTGTAAATATAGCTTTTATTACATTACATGTAGGTCTAGGAACATTTAGACCAGTTAGTGTAGATAATATCGATGATCATGAAATGCATAGTGAATATTATCAAATGGATGAAGCTACAGCAAACCTTTTAAATAGTACAAGAGACAATGGTAATCGAATTATTTCTGTTGGTACGACTTCTACAAGAACTTTAGAAACAATTATGCAATCAAGTGATAGATTTGTCGCTAAAAGTGGATGGACAGATATTTTTATCTTCCCTGGATTTAATTTTAAAGCAATTGACGGATTAATTACCAATTTCCACTTACCAAAATCAACACTCGTTATGCTTGTGTCTGCTTTTAGTTCTAGAGATTATATCATTAATGCTTACAATCAAGCTGTAGCTTCAGAATATAGATTTTTTAGTTTTGGAGATGCAATGTTAATTATTTAG